From Cellulophaga lytica DSM 7489, a single genomic window includes:
- a CDS encoding ubiquinol-cytochrome c reductase iron-sulfur subunit: protein MERKQFLRTLGAGAAFALTFPCLGGCSSDSDNEEGDKKEVPTGVDFTVDLESDEASNLQTNGGFILKNDVVVVKNLEGEFVAASQICSHESYDQVRFANVDGGIFYCDVHGSRFSQTGTPLNQVDSKAAKPLKVYQTTLTGTMLRVFE, encoded by the coding sequence ATGGAAAGAAAACAGTTTTTAAGAACCTTAGGGGCAGGTGCGGCTTTTGCTTTAACATTTCCTTGTTTAGGTGGGTGTTCTAGTGATAGTGATAACGAAGAAGGAGATAAAAAAGAAGTGCCAACAGGTGTAGATTTTACTGTAGATTTAGAATCAGATGAAGCATCTAATCTGCAAACCAATGGCGGTTTTATTTTGAAGAATGATGTTGTTGTAGTTAAAAATTTAGAAGGTGAGTTTGTAGCTGCCAGTCAAATTTGTAGCCATGAGAGTTATGACCAAGTACGTTTTGCAAATGTAGATGGCGGTATTTTTTATTGTGATGTTCACGGTTCTAGATTTAGTCAAACTGGTACGCCTTTAAACCAAGTAGATAGTAAAGCAGCAAAACCATTAAAAGTATACCAAACAACACTTACAGGTACTATGTTACGAGTATTTGAATAG